From one Lolium rigidum isolate FL_2022 chromosome 4, APGP_CSIRO_Lrig_0.1, whole genome shotgun sequence genomic stretch:
- the LOC124647879 gene encoding serine/threonine-protein phosphatase 6 regulatory ankyrin repeat subunit B-like, protein MTRPSREFPYAPGTPQSELLVAAAVGDLALLERMARKLDGGRGRLAETVEAVKDHGAGALHLAAGNKQAEVCEYLVEDVRVDVDALDICGRTPLVWAITCKDGHVDIVSYLLDHGANPDNVDKTGFTPLHEAAKKGHCEVVELLLSRGAYVDPFSTDNGTPLHVAAKHKQDSVMKILLDHHADCNKILGSFCSPLMLAIHSRSVKCVNLLLEAGADVKGMRTTTPLQSAAMGGLTDVLKPLLDAGADPDVRDELGLLPIQLAAYFGTRKDVEILFEVTSSRIPAVHDWSVDGIISYIAKSQPKLEDHPLSKMSVAKLKEEGDKAMHKKDFNAALEFYTMAMVIDPDNADSTLMGNRGFCRLLLGNGEGALNDALFCRTVQPDCADSCWLLGYSYVQLKVYEKACDAFLDGLKLKPGFVGIEKALREALRLLKESHADKKNGSEGQYREARFFL, encoded by the exons ATGACGCGCCCCAGCCGTGAATTCCCCTACG CTCCCGGGACGCCCCAGAGTGAGCTCCTCGTCGCGGCGGCCGTGGGCGACCTCGCTCTCCTCGAGC GGATGGCGAGGAAGCTCGATGGTGGTCGCGGCCGCCTCGCGGAGACGGTGGAAGCCGTTAAAGATCACGGCGCTGGGGCGCTGCACCTCGCCGCCGGAAACAAGCAGGCGGAAGTGTGCGAGTACCTGGTCGAGGATGTCCGGGTGGATGTGGATGCCCTTGACATATGCG GTAGAACACCTCTGGTTTGGGCAATTACTTGTAAAGATGGACACGTGGATATTGTCAGCTAccttcttgatcacggtgccaatcCAGATAATGTCGACAAAACAGGGTTTACTCCTCTCCATGAGGCTGCCAAAAAAG GGCACTGTGAAGTAGTAGAACTCTTGCTCTCTAGAGGCGCTTATGTCGATCCATTTTCGACTGATAATGGAACACCGTTGCACGTTGCTGCTAAGCATAAGCAGGACAGCGTCATGAAGATTTTGCTAGATCACCATGCAGAT tgcaacaagattcttggcagTTTCTGCTCACCTCTCATGCTTGCCATCCATAGTCGCTCAGTGAAATGTGTGAACCTACTGCTTGAG GCTGGTGCCGATGTGAAGGGTATGCGTACTACGACGCCCTTGCAAAGTGCTGCAATGGGTGGCCTAACTGACGTCTTGAAGCCCCTGTTGGATGCTGGTGCAGATCCTGATGTCCGAGATGAA CTTGGTCTCTTACCAATACAACTCGCGGCATACTTTGGTACACGCAAAGATGTCGAGATCCTGTTTGAAGTTACTTCTTCTCGTATTCCAGCTGTACATGATTGGAGCGTTGATGGAATAATTAGTTATATTGCAAAATCACAGCCAAAGTTGGAG GATCACCCTTTGTCTAAAATGTCAGTAGCTAAGTTGAAAGAAGAAGGAGACAAAgctatgcataaaaaggatttcaATGCTGCATTAGAATTCTATACCATG GCTATGGTTATTGATCCTGACAATGCTGATTCAACCTTGATGGGCAATAGGGGTTTTTGCCGGCTTCTACTGGGCAATGGCGAGGGTGCTTTAAATGATGCCCTTTTTTGCAGGACAGTGCAACCTGACTGTGCAGATTCATGCTGGCTGCTGGGCTACTCATATGTGCAACTAAAG GTGTATGAAAAGGCATGTGATGCATTTCTTGATGGTCTCAAATTGAAGCCAGGGTTTGTTGGAATAGAGAAGGCgctaag GGAAGCTCTGAGATTATTGAAAGAATCTCATGCTGACAAGAAGAACGGCTCGGAAGGACAATATCGTGAAGCACGTTTTTTCCTTTGA
- the LOC124647878 gene encoding ankyrin-1-like gives MAIKLDGGRGHLAEAVEAVKDNGVGALHLAAGGKKAEVCEFLVEDVRVDVDALDMCGRTPLVWAISCKKGKMDIVRYLLDHGANPNHVDKTGCTPLHEATKIGHCEVVELLLSRGAYVDTFSTDHGTPLHVAAKHKQDSVMKILLDHHADCNKILGSFCSPLMLAIHSRSVKCVNLLLEAGADVKGMRTSTPLQSAAMGGLTDVLKPLLDAGADPDVRDELGLLPIQLAAYFGTRKDVEILFEVTSSRIPAVHDWSVDGIMSYTAKSEPKLEDHPLSKMPVAKLKEEGDKAMHKEDYNAALEFYTMAMVIDPDNADSTLMGNRGFCRLLLGNGEGALNDALFCRTVRPDCADSCWLLGYSYVQLKVYEKACDAFLDGLKLKPGFVGIEKALREALRLLKESHADKKNGSEGQYREARFFPLKRAI, from the exons ATGGCGATTAAGCTCGATGGTGGTCGCGGCCACCTTGCGGAGGCGGTGGAAGCCGTCAAAGATAACGGCGTTGGGGCGCTGCACCTCGCCGCCGGGGGCAAGAAAGCCGAAGTGTGCGAGTTCCTTGTCGAGGATGTCCGGGTGGATGTGGATGCACTTGACATGTGTG GTAGAACACCTCTCGTTTGGGCAATTAGTTGTAAAAAAGGGAAGATGGATATTGTCAGGTATCTTCTTGATCATGGTGCCAATCCAAATCACGTCGACAAAACAGGGTGTACTCCTCTCCATGAGGCCACCAAAATAG GGCACTGTGAAGTAGTAGAACTCTTGCTCTCTAGAGGCGCTTATGTTGATACATTTTCTACTGATCATGGAACACCGTTGCATGTTGCTGCTAAGCATAAGCAGGACAGCGTCATGAAGATTTTGCTAGATCACCATGCAGAT TGCAACAAGATTCTCGGCAGTTTCTGCTCACCTCTCATGCTTGCTATCCATAGTCGCTCAGTGAAATGTGTGAACCTACTGCTTGAG GCTGGTGCCGATGTGAAGGGTATGCGTACTTCGACCCCCTTGCAAAGTGCTGCAATGGGTGGCCTAACTGACGTCTTGAAGCCCCTGTTGGATGCTGGTGCAGATCCTGATGTCCGAGATGAA CTTGGTCTCTTACCAATACAACTCGCGGCATACTTTGGTACACGCAAAGATGTCGAGATCCTGTTTGAAGTTACTTCTTCTCGTATTCCAGCTGTACATGATTGGAGCGTTGATGGAATAATGAGTTATACTGCAAAATCAGAGCCAAAGTTGGAG GATCACCCTTTGTCTAAAATGCCAGTAGCTAAGTTGAAAGAAGAAGGCGACAAAGCTATGCATAAAGAGGATTACAATGCTGCATTAGAATTCTATACCATG GCTATGGTTATTGATCCTGACAATGCTGATTCAACCTTGATGGGCAATAGGGGTTTTTGCCGGCTTCTACTGGGCAATGGAGAGGGTGCTTTAAATGATGCCCTTTTTTGCAGGACAGTACGACCTGACTGTGCAGATTCATGCTGGCTGCTGGGCTACTCATATGTGCAACTAAAG GTGTATGAAAAGGCATGTGATGCATTTCTTGATGGTCTCAAATTGAAGCCAGGGTTTGTTGGAATCGAGAAGGCgttaag GGAAGCTCTGAGATTATTGAAAGAATCTCACGCTGACAAGAAGAACGGCTCGGAAGGACAATATCGTGAAGCACGTTTTTTTCCATTGAAGAGAGCAATTTGA